In Cydia amplana chromosome 2, ilCydAmpl1.1, whole genome shotgun sequence, the following proteins share a genomic window:
- the LOC134655488 gene encoding serine protease inhibitor dipetalogastin-like, with protein sequence MKLLAGILVLVANLVAAFAAGTVVPTPSCNCPLIISTVCGTNGRTFRNTCFLECASKQNTNSGRPPIYVQKYGVCAVEKCDCPADLRPVCASDGNTYNNVCTLRCQNGIRFAVGQPPLTKLYDGPCKDCSCPKNYDPVCGSDGKTYGNLCILKCENKRRWYQHLPPLTYTKGECGCICPYNWKPVCASDFKTYPNECALDCENRRRAHAGLPPLYIIQYGECGCNCNYNFKLEVCGSDGRTYYNICFFNCANFYLIRNGKPAITIIKNGPC encoded by the exons ATGAAGCTCTTAGCag GTATTTTGGTGTTGGTTGCCAACCTGGTTGCTGCGTTCGCAGCGGGAACTGTCGTGCCCACTCCATCATGCAATTGTCCACTAATCATTTCCACCGTCTGCGGCACGAACGGTCGGACCTTCAGGAATACCTGTTTTCTCGAATGCGCAAGCAAGCAAAATACAAACAGCGGTCGACCACCAATTTACGTCCAGAAGTACGGCGTATGTGCCGTAGAAAAATGTGATTGTCCAGCTGATCTAAGACCAGTTTGCGCTAGCGATGGAAATACTTACAACAATGTGTGCACATTGCGGTGTCAAAATGGCATACGGTTTGCTGTAGGACAACCGCCCTTAACAAAACTTTACGACGGGCCTTGTAAAGACTGCAGTTGTCCAAAGAACTATGACCCAGTATGTGGAAGCGATGGAAAGACCTACGGAAATTTATGTATACTAAAATGCGAGAACAAAAGACGCTGGTACCAACATCTCCCACCGCTGACGTACACCAAAGGCGAATGCGGTTGCATCTGTCCATACAATTGGAAGCCTGTGTGTGCCAGCGACTTCAAAACGTATCCTAACGAGTGTGCTTTGGATTGTGAGAATCGGCGCCGCGCTCACGCTGGTTTACCACCACTGTATATAATCCAGTATGGGGAATGTGGCTGCAATTGTAATTACAACTTCAAGCTCGAAGTCTGCGGCTCTGACGGACGCACATACTATAACATCTGCTTCTTCAACTGCGCCAATTTCTATCTTATTCGCAACGGCAAGCCAGCTATCACCATTATTAAGAATGGCCCTTGCTAA